One Pleuronectes platessa chromosome 20, fPlePla1.1, whole genome shotgun sequence DNA window includes the following coding sequences:
- the dync2i1 gene encoding cytoplasmic dynein 2 intermediate chain 1 isoform X1, whose protein sequence is MHSDKKLTKEDTWRPEDLRRYVREEKGQSDGGVRRREGSDRKHRAGESTERRHRDPEKESRRERDKHRERESTRDRGEGDRKDRHVEQRKEGSRDRRGDKERDRRDERDKEKERMKERDRLVDGKRQSDDYGGNKDRKTDKEDKHDRERDQERHRNKEKDRVRDGERRNREDGDKGREDREKERRREERDREHRTERERRRREESGDVGRDRIEKNDREKRERPKDDREEKRTDKERRERHGDRKPSEQKEERGKEYKEEPRRHKEERERRHKEGGRDDPKRKHDSESRDTKRSGEEERHRRGDRERGDGDKQRERRHREDKDPERKHREGRHREEEEDPERNERDKKSVSDKSHRPETNTVKAAEVETELWTTSDVKDVGDTEEPVVDDEDLVDQQYEDDFEDYEEDFEEMDPSENEDEDEKEAEEPPPVGEEREEVTAQKRKEIEAIQRAMNEENERVGTDHSTQSTSREEEDAPKLSRGLEKNHSRASQRGKFIDFVAAKQREVSKKVSTKQKKRSTELLKLIDLDFSMTVSLLDLPPVNEYDMYIRTFGTANTKQAYVQCNEDNADRDVQTEEIEVSERWTQHPPEHSGACGDSNFSQEAQGRNMYEMNFDSQRLSAFLRSASQVLVVLLEESQAERKSLSKLRTQKDKLSFSDGSLQLNTKLPFLYGRHISLVHFSQVQRHTMMSVHAPTTKPSSVRLNSCTLICIWNIWEPSRPQKILVYESEVQCCCFSPGKATLVFAGTSVGSVVLWDLREQTSNHYCLKIGEEEWTFRQPTFSTSAVMAASAHLSSVSSVEVVPSTAAGGLRPEVPLLASEEESSGLSFQLASLDESGVLNFWVVVELPKANEAGSPTDLGLRPGGKVKLLHSSSLLTAERVSPRDAVKTGPLQTLHLKFLPSDSNHFFIGTNMGLVNHGTSHSLKATPKFYRFQEPGVRPVDVTSIHFSPFRQNMFLVGCGDGSIRLHTVSHEQPVAEWRSSTAGEPVVALQWAHTRPAVFCVLDAASHLHVWDLLKSDTEPVLTERISADRVTAMAVFGDSGKQNTYSGIALVHESGKIEMQYFTRDFTVTVPAEEEKLETMMTEAF, encoded by the exons ATGCACAGTGACAAG AAACTGACCAAAGAAGACACATGGAGGCCAGAGGACCTGAGAAGATATGTcagg gaggagaagggacAAAGCGATGGCGGAGTCAGGAGGCGAGAGGGCAGCGATAGGAAGCACCGTGCTGGGGAATCCACAGAGAGACGCCACAGAGACCCAGAGAAGGAGtccagacgagagagagacaaacacagggagagggagagcacGAGGGAtaggggagagggagacagaaaagaCAGACATGTTGAGCAAAGGAAAGAGGGCTCACGAGACAGGAGAGGGGATAAGGAAAGGGACAGAAGAGATGAGAGggacaaagagaaggagagaatgaAGGAAAGAGACAGACTGGTGGATGGGAAAAGGCAGAGTGATGATTATGGAGGGAATAAGGACAGGAAGACGGATAAAGAGGACAAGCATGATcgggagagagaccaggaaaGGCATAGAAACAAGGAGAAAGACAGggtgagggatggagagagacggAACAGGGAGGACGGGGACAAAGGGAGGGAAGACAGGgaaaaggaaaggaggagggaggaaagagacagagagcacaGGACTGAAAGAGAGCGGAGGAGACGAGAAGAAAGTGGAGACGTAGGAAGAGATCGGATAGAAAAGAACGACAGGGAAAAAAGAGAGCGACCCAAAGATGACCGTGAGGAAAAAAGGACTGACAAAGAAAGGCGAGAAAGACATGGAGACAGGAAGCCTTCGGAGCAGAAGGAGGAACGAGGCAAAG AGTACAAAGAAGAACCCAGACGCcataaagaggagagagaaagaagacacAAAGAAGGAGGACGTGAT GATCCAAAGCGGAAGCACGACAGTGAATCTAGAGACACGAAGAGGtcgggtgaggaggagagacatCGTCGTGGGGACAGAGAGCGAGGAGACGGggacaaacagagggagaggagacaccGAGAGGATAAAGATCCAGAGAGAAAGCACAGAGAAGGAaggcacagagaagaagaagaggacccAGAGAGAAACGAAAGAGACAAGAAATCAGTCTCTGACAAGAGTCATAGGCCTGAGACTAATACAGTGAAAGCAGCG GAAGTTGAGACCGAGCTCTGGACAACTAGTGATGTGAAAGATGTAGGAGACACAGAAGAGCCT gttgttgatgatgaagatttGGTTGACCAGCAATATGAAGATGATTTTGag GATTATGAGGAGGATTTTGAGGAGATGGATCCGAGTGAAAATGAAGACGAGGACGAGAAGGAGGCAGAAGAGCCTCCACCAGTgggggaagaaagagaagaagtcacagcacaaaagagaaaagagattgAAGCGATTCAGAGAGCAATGAATGAAGAGAACGAGAGAGTTGGAACAGATCATTCCACACAGAGTACGAgtagagaggaggaagacgcaCCTAAATTGTCCAGAG GACTTGAAAAGAACCACAGTCGAGCTTCTCAACGCGGGAAATTTATCGACTTTGTGGCAGCAAAACAGCGAGAAGTCAGCAAGAAGGTTTCCACAAAACAGAA GAAACGCAGCACAGAGCTGCTCAAATTAATTGATCTGGATTTCTCGATGACAGTTTCCCTTTTGGATCTCCCGCCTGTAAATGAATACGACATGTACATTAGAACCTTTGGAACCGCAAATACCAAACAG GCTTATGTTCAGTGTAACGAGGACAACGCAGATCGAGACGTTCAGACAGAGGAGATAGAAGTGAGTGAGAGGTGGACACAGCATCCTCCAGAGCACAGTGGAGCCTGTGGGG ATTCAAACTTCTCTCAGGAAGCTCAAGGGAGAAACATGTACGAAATGAACTTTGACTCCCAGCGTCTGTCAGCGTTCCTGCGCTCGGCCTCGCAG GTCCTGGTCGTCCTGTTGGAAGAGAGTCAAGCTGAGAGAAAATCCTTGAGCAAGTTGAGGACTCAAAAAGACAAACTGTCGTTCAGCGATGGAAGTTTACAGCTCAACACCAAGTTGCCTTTTCTTTACG GTCGCCACATCAGCCTGGTGCACTTCTCTCAAGTCCAGAGGCACACCATGATGTCCGTCCACGCACCTACAACCAAACCCAGTTCTGTGCGCCTCAACAGCTGCACCCTCATCTGCATCTGGAACATCTGGGAACCGTCCAGGCCTCAGAAGATCCTTGTCTATGAATCTGAG GTGCAGTGTTGCTGTTTCAGCCCCGGAAAGGCCACATTGGTGTTTGCGGGCACATCAGTTGGCTCTGTGGTGCTGTGGGACCTGAGGGAGCAGACCAGTAACCACTACTGCCTGAAGATAGGGGAGGAGGAGTGGACCTTCAGACAGCCTACCTTCTCCACTA GCGCAGTGATGGCCGCCTCGGCCCATTTATCGTCTGTGTCGTCTGTAGAAGTTGTTCCCTCCACCGCAGCAGGGGGCCTGAGGCCGGAGGTCCCCCTGCTGGCATCTGAGGAAG AGTCTTCAGGACTGTCTTTCCAGTTGGCGTCTCTGGATGAAAGCGGGGTTTTGAATTTCTGG GTGGTGGTGGAGCTCCCAAAAGCCAACGAGGCCGGCTCTCCAACAGATCTAG GGCTCAGGCCTGGGGGCAAAGTGAAGTTGCTTCACAGCTCCTCCCTGCTCACTGCTGAGAG GGTGTCACCGAGAGATGCAGTGAAAACCGGCCCGTTACAGACTCTTCATCTAAAGTTTCTACCCTCTGACTCCAATCATTTCTTCATTGGCACCAATATG GGTCTGGTCAATCATGGAACCAGTCACAGTTTGAAGGCTACTCCAAAGTTCTACAGGTTTCAGGAGCCTGGAGTCCGACCGGTTGATGTCACCTCAATCCACTTTTCTCCCTTCAGGCAAAACATGTTCTTG GTGGGTTGTGGGGACGGCAGCATCCGGCTGCACACGGTCAGCCACGAGCAGCCTGTGGCCGAGTGGAGGAGCAGTACCGCGGGGGAACCGGTGGTGGCGCTGCAGTGGGCCCACACCAGGCCGGCGGTCTTCTGTGTGCTCGATGCAGCTTCTCACCTCCATGTATGGGACCTGCTGAAAAGCGACACAGAGCCGGTGCTCACAGAGAGGATTTCTGCCGACAg GGTGACAGCCATGGCCGTGTTCGGAGActcaggaaaacaaaacacatattCAGGAATAGCCCTGGTGCACGAATCAGGGAAAATCGAAATGCAGTATTTCACAAGAGATTTTACTGTGACCGtccctgcagaggaggagaagctggagacaATGATGACTGAAGCCTTCTGA
- the dync2i1 gene encoding cytoplasmic dynein 2 intermediate chain 1 isoform X2, with protein sequence MHSDKEEKGQSDGGVRRREGSDRKHRAGESTERRHRDPEKESRRERDKHRERESTRDRGEGDRKDRHVEQRKEGSRDRRGDKERDRRDERDKEKERMKERDRLVDGKRQSDDYGGNKDRKTDKEDKHDRERDQERHRNKEKDRVRDGERRNREDGDKGREDREKERRREERDREHRTERERRRREESGDVGRDRIEKNDREKRERPKDDREEKRTDKERRERHGDRKPSEQKEERGKEYKEEPRRHKEERERRHKEGGRDDPKRKHDSESRDTKRSGEEERHRRGDRERGDGDKQRERRHREDKDPERKHREGRHREEEEDPERNERDKKSVSDKSHRPETNTVKAAEVETELWTTSDVKDVGDTEEPVVDDEDLVDQQYEDDFEDYEEDFEEMDPSENEDEDEKEAEEPPPVGEEREEVTAQKRKEIEAIQRAMNEENERVGTDHSTQSTSREEEDAPKLSRGLEKNHSRASQRGKFIDFVAAKQREVSKKVSTKQKKRSTELLKLIDLDFSMTVSLLDLPPVNEYDMYIRTFGTANTKQAYVQCNEDNADRDVQTEEIEVSERWTQHPPEHSGACGDSNFSQEAQGRNMYEMNFDSQRLSAFLRSASQVLVVLLEESQAERKSLSKLRTQKDKLSFSDGSLQLNTKLPFLYGRHISLVHFSQVQRHTMMSVHAPTTKPSSVRLNSCTLICIWNIWEPSRPQKILVYESEVQCCCFSPGKATLVFAGTSVGSVVLWDLREQTSNHYCLKIGEEEWTFRQPTFSTSAVMAASAHLSSVSSVEVVPSTAAGGLRPEVPLLASEEESSGLSFQLASLDESGVLNFWVVVELPKANEAGSPTDLGLRPGGKVKLLHSSSLLTAERVSPRDAVKTGPLQTLHLKFLPSDSNHFFIGTNMGLVNHGTSHSLKATPKFYRFQEPGVRPVDVTSIHFSPFRQNMFLVGCGDGSIRLHTVSHEQPVAEWRSSTAGEPVVALQWAHTRPAVFCVLDAASHLHVWDLLKSDTEPVLTERISADRVTAMAVFGDSGKQNTYSGIALVHESGKIEMQYFTRDFTVTVPAEEEKLETMMTEAF encoded by the exons ATGCACAGTGACAAG gaggagaagggacAAAGCGATGGCGGAGTCAGGAGGCGAGAGGGCAGCGATAGGAAGCACCGTGCTGGGGAATCCACAGAGAGACGCCACAGAGACCCAGAGAAGGAGtccagacgagagagagacaaacacagggagagggagagcacGAGGGAtaggggagagggagacagaaaagaCAGACATGTTGAGCAAAGGAAAGAGGGCTCACGAGACAGGAGAGGGGATAAGGAAAGGGACAGAAGAGATGAGAGggacaaagagaaggagagaatgaAGGAAAGAGACAGACTGGTGGATGGGAAAAGGCAGAGTGATGATTATGGAGGGAATAAGGACAGGAAGACGGATAAAGAGGACAAGCATGATcgggagagagaccaggaaaGGCATAGAAACAAGGAGAAAGACAGggtgagggatggagagagacggAACAGGGAGGACGGGGACAAAGGGAGGGAAGACAGGgaaaaggaaaggaggagggaggaaagagacagagagcacaGGACTGAAAGAGAGCGGAGGAGACGAGAAGAAAGTGGAGACGTAGGAAGAGATCGGATAGAAAAGAACGACAGGGAAAAAAGAGAGCGACCCAAAGATGACCGTGAGGAAAAAAGGACTGACAAAGAAAGGCGAGAAAGACATGGAGACAGGAAGCCTTCGGAGCAGAAGGAGGAACGAGGCAAAG AGTACAAAGAAGAACCCAGACGCcataaagaggagagagaaagaagacacAAAGAAGGAGGACGTGAT GATCCAAAGCGGAAGCACGACAGTGAATCTAGAGACACGAAGAGGtcgggtgaggaggagagacatCGTCGTGGGGACAGAGAGCGAGGAGACGGggacaaacagagggagaggagacaccGAGAGGATAAAGATCCAGAGAGAAAGCACAGAGAAGGAaggcacagagaagaagaagaggacccAGAGAGAAACGAAAGAGACAAGAAATCAGTCTCTGACAAGAGTCATAGGCCTGAGACTAATACAGTGAAAGCAGCG GAAGTTGAGACCGAGCTCTGGACAACTAGTGATGTGAAAGATGTAGGAGACACAGAAGAGCCT gttgttgatgatgaagatttGGTTGACCAGCAATATGAAGATGATTTTGag GATTATGAGGAGGATTTTGAGGAGATGGATCCGAGTGAAAATGAAGACGAGGACGAGAAGGAGGCAGAAGAGCCTCCACCAGTgggggaagaaagagaagaagtcacagcacaaaagagaaaagagattgAAGCGATTCAGAGAGCAATGAATGAAGAGAACGAGAGAGTTGGAACAGATCATTCCACACAGAGTACGAgtagagaggaggaagacgcaCCTAAATTGTCCAGAG GACTTGAAAAGAACCACAGTCGAGCTTCTCAACGCGGGAAATTTATCGACTTTGTGGCAGCAAAACAGCGAGAAGTCAGCAAGAAGGTTTCCACAAAACAGAA GAAACGCAGCACAGAGCTGCTCAAATTAATTGATCTGGATTTCTCGATGACAGTTTCCCTTTTGGATCTCCCGCCTGTAAATGAATACGACATGTACATTAGAACCTTTGGAACCGCAAATACCAAACAG GCTTATGTTCAGTGTAACGAGGACAACGCAGATCGAGACGTTCAGACAGAGGAGATAGAAGTGAGTGAGAGGTGGACACAGCATCCTCCAGAGCACAGTGGAGCCTGTGGGG ATTCAAACTTCTCTCAGGAAGCTCAAGGGAGAAACATGTACGAAATGAACTTTGACTCCCAGCGTCTGTCAGCGTTCCTGCGCTCGGCCTCGCAG GTCCTGGTCGTCCTGTTGGAAGAGAGTCAAGCTGAGAGAAAATCCTTGAGCAAGTTGAGGACTCAAAAAGACAAACTGTCGTTCAGCGATGGAAGTTTACAGCTCAACACCAAGTTGCCTTTTCTTTACG GTCGCCACATCAGCCTGGTGCACTTCTCTCAAGTCCAGAGGCACACCATGATGTCCGTCCACGCACCTACAACCAAACCCAGTTCTGTGCGCCTCAACAGCTGCACCCTCATCTGCATCTGGAACATCTGGGAACCGTCCAGGCCTCAGAAGATCCTTGTCTATGAATCTGAG GTGCAGTGTTGCTGTTTCAGCCCCGGAAAGGCCACATTGGTGTTTGCGGGCACATCAGTTGGCTCTGTGGTGCTGTGGGACCTGAGGGAGCAGACCAGTAACCACTACTGCCTGAAGATAGGGGAGGAGGAGTGGACCTTCAGACAGCCTACCTTCTCCACTA GCGCAGTGATGGCCGCCTCGGCCCATTTATCGTCTGTGTCGTCTGTAGAAGTTGTTCCCTCCACCGCAGCAGGGGGCCTGAGGCCGGAGGTCCCCCTGCTGGCATCTGAGGAAG AGTCTTCAGGACTGTCTTTCCAGTTGGCGTCTCTGGATGAAAGCGGGGTTTTGAATTTCTGG GTGGTGGTGGAGCTCCCAAAAGCCAACGAGGCCGGCTCTCCAACAGATCTAG GGCTCAGGCCTGGGGGCAAAGTGAAGTTGCTTCACAGCTCCTCCCTGCTCACTGCTGAGAG GGTGTCACCGAGAGATGCAGTGAAAACCGGCCCGTTACAGACTCTTCATCTAAAGTTTCTACCCTCTGACTCCAATCATTTCTTCATTGGCACCAATATG GGTCTGGTCAATCATGGAACCAGTCACAGTTTGAAGGCTACTCCAAAGTTCTACAGGTTTCAGGAGCCTGGAGTCCGACCGGTTGATGTCACCTCAATCCACTTTTCTCCCTTCAGGCAAAACATGTTCTTG GTGGGTTGTGGGGACGGCAGCATCCGGCTGCACACGGTCAGCCACGAGCAGCCTGTGGCCGAGTGGAGGAGCAGTACCGCGGGGGAACCGGTGGTGGCGCTGCAGTGGGCCCACACCAGGCCGGCGGTCTTCTGTGTGCTCGATGCAGCTTCTCACCTCCATGTATGGGACCTGCTGAAAAGCGACACAGAGCCGGTGCTCACAGAGAGGATTTCTGCCGACAg GGTGACAGCCATGGCCGTGTTCGGAGActcaggaaaacaaaacacatattCAGGAATAGCCCTGGTGCACGAATCAGGGAAAATCGAAATGCAGTATTTCACAAGAGATTTTACTGTGACCGtccctgcagaggaggagaagctggagacaATGATGACTGAAGCCTTCTGA